A portion of the Clostridium gelidum genome contains these proteins:
- a CDS encoding (2Fe-2S)-binding protein — MRIENHPILGEPNKGRLVNFEFDGKTFEGYEGEPIAAALRAAGVLVHRHTKKGSPRGIFCAIGRCTDCVMVVDGKPNVRTCVTPLVEGMKVQTQYGVSAEKEA, encoded by the coding sequence ATGAGAATTGAAAATCATCCAATTTTAGGTGAGCCTAATAAAGGACGTTTAGTGAATTTTGAATTTGATGGGAAAACGTTTGAAGGATATGAAGGAGAACCAATAGCAGCAGCATTAAGGGCTGCTGGTGTATTAGTTCATAGACATACTAAAAAAGGATCACCAAGAGGTATATTCTGCGCTATTGGCAGATGTACAGATTGCGTTATGGTAGTTGATGGTAAACCAAATGTAAGAACTTGCGTTACTCCTTTAGTTGAAGGTATGAAGGTTCAAACACAATATGGTGTTTCAGCTGAAAAAGAAGCATAA